The Catellatospora citrea DNA segment GACAACGAACCTTACCGCACCCCTGACGCCACTTCCAAACCGGTATCCCCTCCCGCGTGGCGTGTCCCGCAGCGGTCGCCGGCCGACCGTGAAGATCGTCGTTTGATGCCGGAACCTGTGGTTCGACCCGCGGTTCTGACCCGAAACGGCGATCTTGCCCCCCGGCCACCGGCGCGGACGGGGCAGGGCGCCGGTGGGCGGGCACACCACAGCGGTCCGAGGGCGAGCCGCGGACCGCTGTGGGTGTGGCGTGAGGTCAGTCGCGCTCGGCGAGCGTGATCTCGACGCCGCCGACCAGGTCGGCACAGACGTTGTAGATGAACGCACCCAGGGTCATCAGCGCGGTGAAAAGCACCACGTTGATCGCACCCAGGATGGCCGAGGTCCCGATCACCGCGCCGGCGCTGATGCGGAAGTCTCCCGCGCTGCCGTTCGAGGCGAAAAGGTCGGCCAGGGTCGTGTTCAGCGAGGTGAACACGCCCATCGCGTCCAGCGCCAGGTACAGCACCGAGGTGGCGACCACGATGACGACCAGGAGCACGAAGGACACGGCGAAGGAGAACTTCATGACCGACCACGGGTCGATGCGCTTGATGCTCAACCGGGCGCGGCGCGGACCGCGCGAGGCGGCCGAGCCGGCACTGGTGCGCGCCGCGCGCACGGCTTCGGTGACGCGCACCGCGCCGGCACTGGCGCTGTTGACCACCGAGCGCAGCGTCGAGGTGCCTGCCGCGGCCCGCCCGGTGGCCGTGGTCGGCCGGCCGGCGGTCGCGATGGCGCCCGTGGGCTCCGAGTCCGGGGCGGGCATGCCCGCCGGCCGGGTGAAGGTGCCGGTGGTGGTCGTGGCGGCAGCGGCGGTGCTGCCGGCCGACTCGTCACCCCCGGTCGCGGACCGGGCCGGGGTCGGCTCGGACTGATCAGCGGGGACTGTCGCGCGGCCTACGGCCGCCCGGCCGGTCGACGAGGCGGCGTCGCCGCCGTCCTTCTCGACCGGACTCGCCGGAGCCCCCGCGGTCTCCGACATCGCCTGTGTCTCCGTCATGCACTAGTCCTGTTCGTCCGGCTCATCGGCATTGCGGGCAATGGCGACGAGGGTTACGCCTTCTGGGAGGTCCATCAGCTTGACACCCATTGTGTTCCGATCGCGCGTCCGCCGCACGGGCTTCACCGGAGTTCGGATAACTCCGCCGTTGCTCGTGATAGCGAAGAGCTCGTCTTCCGGGCTGATAACGACCGCACCCACCAGTCCGCCACGGCGTTCGGTGATCTTTGCGGTCAGTACGCCCTTTCCGCCCCGGCCCTGGACCGGGTACTCGTCGATCGGGGTGCGCTTGGCGTAGCCGCCGTTGGTCGCCACGAGGACGTCCATACCGTCCCGGACCACCTCCATGGCCAGCAGCTCGTCGCCGTCGCCGAAGCGCATGCCGATGACACCCGACGTGGCACGGCCCATGGGGCGCAACGCGTCGTCGGTGGCATTGAAGCGGATGGCCTGCGCCTGCTTGCTGACGAGCAGCAGGTCGTCCTCCGCGGCGATCAGTGCGGCGCCGACGAGCTCGTCGTCGTCGCGCAGGTTGATCGCGATGATGCCGCCGCTGCGGTTGGAGTCGAACTCCCCGAGCGCGGTCTTCTTGACCAGGCCGTTCTTCGTGGCCAGCACCAGGTAGGGCGCGACCTCGTAGTTCTGGATCTCGATGACCTGTGCGATCTGCTCGTCCGGCTGGAAGGCCAGCAGGTTCGCCACGTGCTGGCCCTTCGCGATGCGCGAGGCCTCGGGGAACTCGTACGCCTTGGCGCGGTAGACCCGGCCCTTGTTCGTGAAGAACAGGATCCAGTCGTGCGTGGAGCACACGAAGAAGTGGCTGACGATGTCGTCCTGGCGCAGCGTGGCCCCGGAGACGCCCTTGCCGCCCCGCTTCTGCGAGCGGTACAGGTCAACCTTTGTCCGTTTGGCGTACCCGGTACGGGTGATGGTCACCACGACGTCCTCGCGCGCGATGAGGTCCTCCATGGAGACCTCGCCGTCGAACGGGATGATCTTCGTGCGCCGGTCGTCGCCCCACTTGGCCACGATCTCGCCGAGCTCGTCGGAGATGATCTTCCGCTGCCGCTCGGGCTTGGCCAGGATGTCCTTGAGATCGGCGATCTCGATCTCGATCCGGGCCAGCTCGTCGATGATCTTCTGACGCTCCAGCGCGGCCAGCCGGCGCAGCTGCATGTCGAGGATCGCGGTCGCCTGGATCTCGTCGACGTCCAGCAGCGCCATGAGGCCGGTCTTCGACTCCTCCGCGCTCGGCGCGCGGCGGATCAGGGCGATGACCTCGTCCAGCATGTCCAGCGCCTTGACCAGACCGCGCAGGATGTGGGCCCGCTCCTCGGCCTTGCGCAGGCGGAAGGCCGTCCGTCGCTGGATGACCTCCATCTGGTGGCTGACGTAGTACATGAGGAACTGGGCGAGGTTCAGCGTGCGGGGCACGCCGTCGACCAGCGCCAG contains these protein-coding regions:
- a CDS encoding DUF3566 domain-containing protein encodes the protein MTETQAMSETAGAPASPVEKDGGDAASSTGRAAVGRATVPADQSEPTPARSATGGDESAGSTAAAATTTTGTFTRPAGMPAPDSEPTGAIATAGRPTTATGRAAAGTSTLRSVVNSASAGAVRVTEAVRAARTSAGSAASRGPRRARLSIKRIDPWSVMKFSFAVSFVLLVVIVVATSVLYLALDAMGVFTSLNTTLADLFASNGSAGDFRISAGAVIGTSAILGAINVVLFTALMTLGAFIYNVCADLVGGVEITLAERD
- the gyrA gene encoding DNA gyrase subunit A; the encoded protein is MSETPDTQPEEVGVHGRIEPVGLEVEMQRSYLDYAMSVIVGRALPDVRDGLKPVHRKILYAMYDGGFRPDRGYFKCARVVGEVMGNYHPHGDTAIYDSLVRMAQPWSLRYPLIDGNGNFGSPGNDPAAAMRYTECRLFPLAMELLRDIDEDTVDFIPNYDGRNQEPTILPARFPNLLVNGSEGIAVGMATKIPPHNLREIGKAVQWCLDNPEATEAEVLEAALQIVKGPDFPTRGLIVGTSTIEEAYRTGRGSIRMRAVVEVEEDKKGRACLVVTELPYQVNPDNLAERVAELVKEGKLGGIADIREESSGRTGMRLVLVLKRDAVAKVVLNNLYKHTQLQETFGANMLALVDGVPRTLNLAQFLMYYVSHQMEVIQRRTAFRLRKAEERAHILRGLVKALDMLDEVIALIRRAPSAEESKTGLMALLDVDEIQATAILDMQLRRLAALERQKIIDELARIEIEIADLKDILAKPERQRKIISDELGEIVAKWGDDRRTKIIPFDGEVSMEDLIAREDVVVTITRTGYAKRTKVDLYRSQKRGGKGVSGATLRQDDIVSHFFVCSTHDWILFFTNKGRVYRAKAYEFPEASRIAKGQHVANLLAFQPDEQIAQVIEIQNYEVAPYLVLATKNGLVKKTALGEFDSNRSGGIIAINLRDDDELVGAALIAAEDDLLLVSKQAQAIRFNATDDALRPMGRATSGVIGMRFGDGDELLAMEVVRDGMDVLVATNGGYAKRTPIDEYPVQGRGGKGVLTAKITERRGGLVGAVVISPEDELFAITSNGGVIRTPVKPVRRTRDRNTMGVKLMDLPEGVTLVAIARNADEPDEQD